The Elaeis guineensis isolate ETL-2024a chromosome 5, EG11, whole genome shotgun sequence DNA segment TCCCCCACCTACCGCTATCAGCGTTTTATTCTAATACAAATGAATATTATACAATTTATACTATATCATTCCGTGGAAAAATACAAGCAGAGTTATTGACGTTTACAAAGTTAATTACCattcatccaaaaattaaaaaaaaatgagcatTGCTACAGTATGTACTATGGTAAGAACACTCCAAAAAGTTTGTGAACGTAGAGAAAATaacgaaataaaaagaaaaaataataagggTACATGATATTTATATGGTTCAATCTATTGATCTTCATTTATGGAATAAAgatgatacaaatatttttaaagatcatagcatataaaattttttcaccACCTCTAGGTTTTAATACATCTGATCTTTAGAACATATAATTACTCTCTTCTTTTAGTATTACAAgagatatatataataaaataagttaattTGGATTCAAATTAGTGTTCAATAATAATAAGTTAGTCCAACCCATAGGAGCTCCATCCCTACAGTCCCGGCCAACCATTtgtgcaacccaaacaaattgtGTATGTCAGATCTTTCTAGAAGCGAAGCTCGTCTCCGTTCCAAAATAAAAGGTAATCTAATTCACAGTGCAAATACAAATGGAGCAATGGGAATACAATGCACCttcttagcttttttttttttttttttttttttgtctttttaataattagttttgtgagACTAAACccctttataattttattttaaaagaaaaaacaatcgtGTGGGGCCCGATCATATTGTACCTTGTTGCTGGCACCAACGTCCATGTTGCCCATAAAATCCTTTACGATAGAACGAGTTCCATAGCCTCTTTTCCCCATCTCTCTTGCACATCAACCGATCGAAGGAGGGCACGGCAAAAGAAAAGGATGAGGAGGGGGAGCATGGTACTTTTGTTACTCCTACTGTTTTCATCTTTGGAGGTAAGTTTGAGCCAAACTGCCCCACAATATAGCAGGGATGACTTCCCATCGGACTTTGTCTTTGGGGCCGGAACCTCAGCTTACCAGGTAATTAAGTCTTCTCTCCATTTTAAGCTGctcagagagagacagagagagagagagagagagagaagataagATTGAGGCTGAAATAAAATACTGGTTCTTGGTTCTAACTAAACGTGTAGGTGGAGGGAGCAGCAGCTGAGGATGGAAGGAGTCCTTGTATCTGGGATACGTTTGCTCATGCAGGTGAGTCCATTTCTTTCAGCTTGGATTGGATGCATGGGTAGGGCATGGTTTTCTGCCATCAACTTAATTTGTTtgatggaaaaaagaaaaaaaaaagatcggtGTAATCTGTTTTCACGTTAGGGAACGTTTGAACTGAATAATTCAGAATAAGTGAGAGAGAACTTACTTTTTCTACTTGATTTATTTCATCATATGATATCAAAGACCATTAATTTTTGGCAGAGAGGAGAAAAACGTGCACGgatgtttttgatattttaaaaattagatattttaaaacTTTACTTACATTTATACGTTTATCCTTCCAAGATAGCATAATCATATTTTGACTAAAgagtaaaataaaattaatatttactcTTACTCATCTCAGACTCTATTTTATTCTTCACTTTAGCTCTATTACAAAAGTAAAAGAAGACCTAACCAATGGTTAGGGAAGACAATACTCGCACAGTCTTTATGATGGAAGAGGATATGAATAGAGATTCACCTTCGAAACAACACAAGCAATTACTGGATGCTTGACATGCAATTCTAGGGGCCTATGATTGTAGCCAATGTTGATCTCAGGGTTCTTCCGTTTGCTTGTGATTAGTGATACAATATACGTGAAGCAATAATACGCAGCTATGAGTCTAGAGTTTTTAAAATCATGTTAGATTTTAGTACAACAATAAATAGAGGTGTTAGAAGAGGATCATAACTTGATATATAGCGCCAACCCAAGACATGGGTTGAAGTATGAAAAATAGATCTAATAACTTTTTTGATTACGGATTTCGAAGTTAAACCCAAAGTCTTACTAAGATAGGATTTGGTAGACCCATATCTGAAAACCCCAAATCCCAACCAATTATAAGCTTACATagaaatatatgtatatacaaaCTCACACTTGTAAaaatacacatacacatacatacctgCAAGTATATCTATAACTTTTCTTcaataaatgaaaaagaaatcaaGGATGGTAAAACCTATCTTAAGGTAGAGTGGAGGAAGTAAGATACTTCCCCCgtattatattaattattcagTTAAAAGTACAATAACTGTTATAGAATTGGAAAGAATGGTAAAAACTTAAGCCATCTTATTCCACCAAATTTATGTTCATCTCATTTGCCAATATTTTTACTTAATATTTACACTTTTGAACTCTTTTGTTTGCATGAATGcttaagattaaaaaaattatatatatatatatatagagagagagaggggtaaaGAAAAGAggacaattttgtgataaagataGCTTTAAAATACAGGGCAGAAGATGAGCGGATAAGCATGAAGCAAAACCCTAAGATGCCTTAAGAAGAAAACAACAAAAGACCTCTGCCAAAATaagtacataaaaaaaaaaaaaaaaaaaaaaaaagggtaaacaGATAGATGCAATATAAGAAACTGGATAGAATAAAGAAGGCCAAAATATTTAAAACCAGAAGAACCCTGTAGAGTATGGAAGGACAGACAATACGCTTGCATCCATATATTTGCATCGATATCTGTGTTCTGATAAAGGGGTGGATGACAACGAGTCAATGGCCGTGACAGGAAAGATGCCGGACAAGAGCACCGCTGACGTGGCTTCTGATGGGTACCACAAATACAAGGTATGTCATGTCCTTTCTAAGGCTGTCCACGCATTGATTCCACCGTGCTTCTGGATCGATTGCCTTTCTGCAAGTTTTGCCTCTTTTCCTTTGTAGTTATGAGAAGTCCTCTGGGTATGTCGTCATTGCTGACATTTAGATGTCCATAGTCCAAGCTTAAGCTAGTGACAGTTTTCATTAAATTAAAGTCATTATCATGCCAAGAGATGGAAGAGATTTTCTTCAAGGTCCTGTTTGGTTTGGTTAAAAAATAACttgatatgaaaaaaataaattctataaaattatcatatttgatataaaaaataaataaaaaagatgataaaataaattatagacttcatatttatttttctaagaaaGAGGCAAAATAAATACCAAAAGAGGGATGATATTTACTTTCTTCTGCTGGATCACTGAATGACAATAATctgaaaaatatcattttttgatgaaagtattcttacttatattatattaataatattaatatattaattgatgatatttataaataataatatatttaatatattaatatatttattaataaatattaattgttaataaataattatcaagtatttattaattatcaaaaaaattaaatataagatttattaaaaattaatatacttatctatatattaaaatttatttataataaaaaaatattttttaatatatttataattaatttaaaaaaaattattaacttatgtaaatatatttcaatatttGAAATTGTCAATACTAATAGCATTTATATATGTGAGTCATAAATAGCCAACAAATAGactgagataaaaaaaattattatctaaattatttatttaagatCATTATTGAAAAAATGGTAATATTTTCAAATAAGATTATTCCCAATAAAATATagctatttttttcaaataccatttttcaaattaatttttttactaactaaacatgataaaaaaattttcctcTGCAATCATCTATCTGGATAAATAATTTTCACAAATCACCAAATTATCCCATAATCTAATATACTCAACCAAATAAGTcccctaaaaaaataaaagggcCATGTTCATATTTACAAGCCAAGCTGCAGGCCTTCACACATAAGGGGTAATTGAGCTCAAGCCTAACTCAAACTCAACCCAACATATACATTCTAGTTGTGCTTATTTGTGAATTGCCAAACTACAACGAGCTTGCTATCTAGCGAAGCCATTTTGCAAGTTCCAAGAGTCCAGCTAATGTTCAGCTTCATCCTGTGTATGTCTACATGTCTGTTATCAAGAAATAGCATGATCCTTTTGCAGGCCAATGCAAGAAGAAAGGTTTGAAACCGTTTATATTCTCCATGAGAAAATTTGATCAGGCAGGTGCTGAAATTGAATCAATAAGATCCCCTTTTTTTGTCCTTCTTTCTTGACCTTCACTTCCCCATTCTCCTGCATATTCCAGCGATCCTTGTCGAAATATAAGACATAATTAACCAAGTAATATGTTTTTATTGATgaacagaaaaaaaaagaacacTATCTTCCTGATAGCAAAATACTGATGAAGACTTTTCAAATCCTATGCTAGTTAAAATTGTATATACATAAAACTTTTCCGGCAGCTGGCCAGAGTCGACCAACTACCGGAGAGGGTGTACGCCCATGGATGTGCCTTCACTGGGAGAGCTTGGAGAAATCCTTTGTTTGGTTGAAGAGTAAAATATATGGAGTCATTTATGGTCCATGCCTAGATAGTATTTTTTGCATCTTGTTATGGTGAACTGTGGATCTCATCTCCTGAATGCATAGCAACTTAGCTTGTGTgatcaggattttttttttttgaagggtaAAAGACGGCCTTAAGAATTGAGATGTAAAGTCATGCATCAAAAACTTTGCGGAAAAAATGTAAATCTGCAATTGTTTGTTACACTTTCCTAACTTACAACGTAATCTTTCAGGAAGATGTCAAGCTTATGACAGATACAGGACTGGAGGCCTACAAATTCTCCATCTCTTGGTCAAGACTTCTCCCAAGTATCAGAAACAAACCAATGCTTCTGATTACAGTCGTGCAGTCCAAAAAATACTCCTTACTTATGTGCTGTCCCTTATTTTGTAGATGGGAGAGGAGCTGTCAATCCAAAAGGCCTTGAGTTTTATAACAATCTCATCAACGAGCTCATAAAACATGGTCAGCTCAGTTTGTTCTAATTTGTTCTTATCCTTACTTTATTGATAAACAAAATTCAAAAGTACATGGTAGTAAAATTCTAAAGCCATACATGCTTTGTTGTGTGCTTGATACCATAGAAAAGCACAACAGGTCAAACAGTGGGAAATACATTTCAATTAAGTTATCAAAAGCTCTAAAGTTTTCTCAGCCTTTCCATAAATGATAGCTTCAAAATAACTGTATTCATAAATTAGCCACACCATACAACATATCTCTCTTACCTTTCAGGGAAAGGATCATCGAATGAGTAAATTCTATAAGGAAGACTAATCATACCAAGCAGGTGTTACTCCATGGATCAAGATGATGCGCACCCTTTGAAACGGTGCTAAATTTCTGTTCAAGTTAACTTCAGTCAGGAGTGGTTGTTCATCAACATCAGATGGATGACAATTAAATAAATGTACTATCAAAAACATAAAGTTGGACAGGAAATAGAACACCATCATCACACAATTAATGCCTGATTTTTCAACATCACATAAAGAGTACCACACTATATGCACATTTATGAGAGGATGAGAACAGAAACCAGGTGTCAGTGCTTAAGTGTAAATGTCATACCATAGATACAGAAGATGTTGGAACTTAGCCCATAAGATGAATTGCATTTGATTATATCTTCTTCTCAGTTCTGTTTTCTTCTGAATGATTTAGGAATTCAGCCACATGTGACACTCTATCATCTAGATCTTCCCCAAGTACTTGAAGATGAATATGGAGGATGGCTGAGCCCTAAGATTGTGTAATCCTTTTCGCATTTGATGCTTTAAACTTTCCTACCAAAATACAACTGATCTAATGTTCTAACCCCTTAACAGAGATGATTTCACAGCATACGCAGATGTGTGCTTTAGGGAATTTGGTGACAGAGTTTCCCACTGGACCACCATTATAGAACCCAACATCATGGCGATTGGCGGATATGATAATGGAATGTTCCCACCCAATCggtgttcttatccatttggcatCAATTGTACAGCTGGCAATTCCAGTGTGGAGCCATACACTGTGGCTCACCATGCCCTACTGGCACATGCATCAGTTGTCACACTGTATAGAACTAAATATCAAGTAAGTCATTTTGTTCAAATCATTTTCTTGAATTAAGAATAAATTTTAGTCACTTCCATAAGGGGCTAGGCTTCTATCATTATACACCTATCTTTCATAATGCAAAAGCAGCAGTGTTTGAGTGAATGCTTTATAATTGTGAGGACatgctttaaaatttatgcagttGCAAAGGTATTGAACCCTGGAAGTAAAACAACATGCTAAATATGCATATTATAGAACCATAGACAGACTCACAGTTCATATACATGATTGTAATAGGGGTTAAGTATCTGTGTGGAGAGAACAGGCATtgcatttttcaaataaaaaatctactatAATGAATGTTGAATAGATATTAAtgactaaaaatttaaaacaggATGGCTCTCATCTCTTCATTGATTATCCAAAGAATGTTTTGTTCAGGTCATAACCTGTCCTGGAAAATGCTCAACTCTAATGATACCGAATTTGGTACATCAAGGAAGACACCACAAGCAAATCATTAAAATCTTGTATTTAATCTAGAGTAATGTATCATAATAAAAATTGAAGATATCTACTTGTTCAACACCTTGAAATGCAAGGCTACATATGACCATTAACCTATAACTTTTATTCTGCCTATAACTATGACCAACGAGCTTTTAAGAGGCTGCCAATTTGATTAACTTTCAGTTTTCATTCCTTGCCATTCAAACCCACCGCATAAGACTATACCATTAGCTTCTGTGAATTTTGTTCTCACAGCTTCTGAGTGAGGTTTTCTCCTCCTCTTTTCTATCCTAGTTCAAAGTCAATATCTATGAAGACTTTTCAGTTGATGTATACATCACTACTTAGTTTTCTACTCAGTTCTTGACAACAATATCATTGTATTTGAACAACATCCAGATAATAGTCTATCAAATTTCATTAGAAATGCATGCTTTatatcgagaaagaagcaagataATGCTGCTGACATCCTTAAATTCAGGCTATGCAAAATGGCTGGATAGGCTTGAACGTGTATAGTTTATGGGCTTATCCATTTACAAACTCCACAGCAGATGTTCAAGCAGCCCAAAGATCATTAGACTTCATGATAGGCTGGTAAGGGCATAGCATGTACAATACCCTCACTGATATGGATATAAGCAGCTGACCTCCTAGCATCCCCTTCAGGATCATAAATCCCCTGGTGTTTGGAGACTACCCTGAGGTCATGAAGGAAAATGCTGGTTCAAGGCTACCATCCTTCAACAAACACCAGTCCAAACAAGTGAAGGGTTCATTTGACTTTATTGGTCTGAATCACTATTTTTCAACATTTGTCATTGATAACTCCAATAGTTCCAGCACAGGTCTTCGAGACTTCAATGCAGATATGTTTGCCAAATTCACAGGTTTGGTTTCCTTGCACTGGTAATAGGTTGATGGAGACTATGTGGACTATACTCTAACCAATGGCTGATATCTGATTGCAGAATCAAAGAATATGACACCCACTGGTCAGGTAAAAGTGCAAATGCTTCCTTTATGGAACTCTGGTTATTGGTTCACTGCTTGATGTGGCTGACTCAGGAGTTCAAAATCAGTTTGTCCCAGTAAATGCACCAACAGATCCACAAGGGCTGCAATATATGTTGGAGTATCTTAAAGAAGCTTATGGAAATCCTCCCATTTATATCCAAGAAAATGGTAAGTACACTTCCAAGGTGACTAGGTACCTCCTAAAATCTTCAACTTTTCAAAAATCAAACAGTTGCAAAAATATATCCTCGAAAACCATTTTTTGAAGTTTTTATACCCTCACAAACCATACTTTTTGAATATGTCAACCACCCTAGGTTTCTGAGGTAAGGCTTGAATGTCTGATGTCTGTGTCTGCAACAATGCATTTTTGCCATCAGGTTATGGACTAGGAATCTTCAACGACACAATCAATGACACTGCCAGGATAGATTTCTTGAGTGGTTTCATTGGAAGCACCCTAGATGCTGTCAGGTAACACTGCTGTCTTGATGATATACACTACAAGCCACCAAAACAAAGAGTAGGAAAGATTGTGCTGTAAACCTTTTAAACACCTGGTTCGTTTCTGCAGGAATGGATCAGATGTGAGAGGATACTTTGTGTGGTCATTTTTAGATGTATTCGAGCTCTTGGCTGGGTATTGGTCACGCTTTGGGCTCTACCACGTGGATTTTGATGATGAGAAGCGTGAAAGGGTTCCAAAGCTCTCTGCCTTTTGGTACTCTGACTTCctcaagaagaagcaagatatgaGCATAGAAAGGACTGGTCTGAATGCCACATCTCATGCTCAACAATAAGTCTGCTTCAGATTATCCCTTTTGGCCTACAATGCAGAGCAAGAAGACAATGCACATGGCTACATGCTGCTAAATCGGATTATGTGTGATGTGCACTAGCTAAATGGCTCAGCAATTCAAAGTTATGAGACTAATAAGTTATAATCAGCAGGGGAAGTTACAATCCAGTTGCATGTAAATGTTCAGTAAGCTATTTCAGTTTTCATGCAGTGGCATTTGAGCTATCAATGCACTTCTTCCCTTATATTTCCATACCAGTTATTCATGTGACAGGACAATATATCTTTTCCTGACACCTAGAATCATTGTTGGTCATTAGTCTGTTAAATGTTTTGATAGAGACTTGGGGAAGCCTTGAAAaagaaaacttattaaaaaaaaaaaaaagaattgatgGGTTATATCCAGTAAGTGTAGAATCTATTGAATATGGAAAAGAAACCCCAACCATAAGTATAATATTTTGATTTCTTACACTAATAATGGGAACCGTAACCTCATTGGTTTGACATGCTGAAACTATAGATGATTGAGGCTCAAATCATGGAATAGTTTTCCCACCAGTGTTTTCCTCAtaactcaaagaagaagaagatcttttttcctcaattttttttttttgttttccttcTCCACCATTAAGGTAGATGTAAACATGTATCTGTTCCATCTGAATATAACACATCTGCACAGAATTCACACAATCACCTTACATGACCAAGTCATATTTCATAGTGCCACTTTATGGAATCTATTTGTTCATTTGATGTTAAGATTTTGGTCATTGTCACCAAGAGTGGAAACTTATACTGATTTACACTctaatatagattaaaaaattttaaaagaaaaacttTACATAGGACAAAAATGATAACAAAGTAATGAAAAACATGTCTAAAGTAAGATCAGATAAAAGTGGATGACCTGGTAAAGGATGTTCTTTTTTGTTTAGTTTACTCAACCCCCTcagttttaaatattattttctctAGCAAATAAGTCTCTAAAATAATAATCATGACTAAGAGCATTCACTATTTGACACATCTATCTTGTACCATGCCCAACAATATTCTTCCACATGCCTTTCGTTTTGGCATTATGCTAAATTTAACGCAAACAGTCaaaacatttttttaaaaaaaatggaaatCAGGAAAAGTAGAAACCATAAACAATAAAATCCAGCAACTGTTCTACCCCAAGCACAGCAGTTTAAAGATATAACCGGGTTAAGAAGTTAAGATGTCATCAGCTTATATACAAATATCTCAATTTAATTATGTTTCTGATTCAAGTAAAGCATCAATACATTTTTAAGCTCAAATCCATAATTCCAGCTACAGAAACAGGTTGCTACAAGACTGGTACTATCCAACATGGTAAGTTCGACAATGATGATACCTACAACCATTCAGAATTTTTAGCAATGAACTGATATAGTCTTCAACCTTGCTTACAACTTTGTATATGCAGACAATTCCTAACATGCAATTGCGAGCCTTGAAAAACCTCAATCACACAAATGCAAACATAAGGCCAGCAACAGAGAATAGCTTTCTCATGACAAAACTTGAACGTGGCATAACTTGAATCCAAATATTTGACACTTAAACCCTTGCTACATTGCAGAATctgctaaaaattagagtcactaAAACGGTATCTTCTTTGCAATATATACAATCTATGGCAAATTATAGCATTACATATTTGTGCTCGAAAATAAATATAGTTTAAAATCCTATTCCCATAGCTATGACTTGGTCATGATTTCAGATTAAGCTCTTAATTCTAGTGTCTGGACAAAGACCAATTTGCAGTCATTTCAACAATATGTAATGCAATCTTTGCGTTAGATTAGTAAAACCTCTGTTTGTTCATCTTAAATCAGTGATTTCCTTTTCCCATGATATCAGTTGACACAGTACATCTACCGATACCAAGCATTAAATCACAAAGATCATCATACAAAGAAACCTCAACTATCTGATCC contains these protein-coding regions:
- the LOC105045203 gene encoding beta-glucosidase 22; amino-acid sequence: MRRGSMVLLLLLLFSSLEVSLSQTAPQYSRDDFPSDFVFGAGTSAYQVEGAAAEDGRSPCIWDTFAHAGKMPDKSTADVASDGYHKYKEDVKLMTDTGLEAYKFSISWSRLLPNGRGAVNPKGLEFYNNLINELIKHGIQPHVTLYHLDLPQVLEDEYGGWLSPKIVDDFTAYADVCFREFGDRVSHWTTIIEPNIMAIGGYDNGMFPPNRCSYPFGINCTAGNSSVEPYTVAHHALLAHASVVTLYRTKYQAMQNGWIGLNVYSLWAYPFTNSTADVQAAQRSLDFMIGWIINPLVFGDYPEVMKENAGSRLPSFNKHQSKQVKGSFDFIGLNHYFSTFVIDNSNSSSTGLRDFNADMFAKFTESKNMTPTGQFVPVNAPTDPQGLQYMLEYLKEAYGNPPIYIQENGYGLGIFNDTINDTARIDFLSGFIGSTLDAVRNGSDVRGYFVWSFLDVFELLAGYWSRFGLYHVDFDDEKRERVPKLSAFWYSDFLKKKQDMSIERTGLNATSHAQQ